Part of the Jatrophihabitans sp. GAS493 genome, TCGAGATCGCCGGGCCGGCCGCCGCGTCGCTGCCCTCGGTCAGCGACTTGGAGCGCTTCGTCGCCGATCCGGTGTTGGCGGCCTGAGACCGGATTGCGTGCGCCGAGCTGCCTGACACACTGGTCGGGTGAGCAATCGGGAATGGGAGAACCTCGAGATTATCGAGACCTTCGGCGAACAGGACGTCTACCGCGCCTTCGCCGCTCCCGCCCAGCGCACAGCTGCTACCGAAGAGGATTCAGTAGACGTCGGTGTCGAACCCGGCAGCCATCCGCCGGTATCGACCAGCACGCAATCGACCGGAATGCGGTGGCGCCTGGCCGGTGCAGTGCTTCTGACCGCGCTCCTCGCGTCGCTGGTCGGCTATGCGGTCGGCAATCACACGGGCCGCGGTGAGGCCGAACGTGCGCCGGTCGCGTCGTCTGCGGCGGTCGACGTGACGCCCCTACCGACGTATGAGTTCACGTCGCCCGACCAGGGGCCCTGTGACCGGCTAGCGGCGACCACCGACGAGATCGTCCCCACCTCGCCGCTCGTGCGGGCGATGCACTGGCACTTCCCGACGTTCCAGATCAGCTCGCTGAGCACCTCGCGCTACGACGACAACGACCAGGTCTGCAATGTCGCGGTCGATGCGGTCGATGCGTCCGGGATAACGGCCACGGTCCAAGCCGGCTACTACGGGATCGGGCAGGATTCGTCGGCGTCCGGCGTCAGCAGCTTCCAGGGTCAGTTTCAAGAGTCCTACGACCACTCGAGCATGGCCCACAACTACCAGGTCACCGTGTCGATGAGCTCCCTGAACAAGTCCAGACTGCCGGCCCCGGCTCGGCTGGTGGCCTTCGCGACCGACCCGCTCCTCTACGGCAACTGACCCGCTGCTGGACGGCAACTGACTCGCGTTCGCCGACCGGCCCGAGGTTTTGTGGCGGTGCCCGCCGGGCGGTGGCAGTCTGAGGCTATGCGTGACGACGATGGGGTCGAATGGCTAACCGCAGAAGCTGGTGAAGCTGCGGGACTGCCGATCCCCGGCCGTCCCGACCATGCCTTGGCCACGGTCGCGCCGCCCTTCACGGGGTCGCCCGAGACGATCTCAGCTGGAGCCCGACGCCGGCCGCTCTCGCCGACCTGGTCGCGTCGGCTGCGCTGGGGTGCCGTGCTGATCGCCGCGGTCGCGCTGGTCGGTGGGGCGATCCAGCTGGCCCGTCTACATGCTCGACCGTCGGCGTCCCAACTCGCGGCCCAGCAAGACCTGGTGAGTCGGATCGTGGGTGCGGCAACTCCGGTCGAACTGCAGCCGGTGATCGCCCGCGGGGTTGCCGACGGATCATGCCGACCGGTCACCGGAGACTCGATGACCAGCCGCGTCAATGTCGCCGTCGTCCCCCGGCTGGCCAACTATGTCAGCTTCGATCAGAGCGAGACCTTCGAAGCCGGCAGTTCGCTCTGCGCGGCCACCGTCCGTCTGCACGGGGTGGGCGGGGTGGTGCTGGTGGTGTCGGTCGAGACGCCGTTCAACGAGCCGGCTCGCTCGCTCTACGTCTCGCGTAGCGTCAGCACCGGACGCGTGCAGGCGCTGAGCCGAGTCACGCCGGACGGCTGGCGGGTGGTCGTCGGAGCCATCGGGCCGGCGAAGAACCTTCCGTCCCGGGCCCAGCTGGCGGCGATCGCCGCCGACCCGGGGCTGACCTGGTAGAGCGATGCGGGACAATTGAACACCGTGACACCGAAACCCGAAATCTCGAATGTTCTCGCCGGCCGCTACGCATCGACCTCGATCGCGACGATCTGGTCGCCTGAGCAGAAGATCGTCCTCGAACGGCAGCTCTGGCTGGCCGTCCTGCGCGCCCAGAAGGACCTCGGCGTCGAGGTTCCGGATGGTGCGATCGAGGACTACCAGCGGGTCATCGATCAGGGTGTGGCCGCCGTCGACACCGCGTCGATCACCGAGCGGGAACGGGTCACCAAGCACGATGTGAAGGCCCGCATCGAGGAGTTCGCCGCGCTGGCCGGGCACGAGCAGATCCACAAGGGGATGACCAGTCGCGACCTCACCGAGAACGTCGAGCAGCTGCAGATCCTCTCCTCGCTGCAGGTTATCCGTAGTAAAACATTGGCTGTTCTCGCGCGCTTGGCTCGGCGAGCCAGCGAGTACGAGGCGCTGGTGATGGCCGGACGCTCCCACAATGTGGCCGCCCAGGCCACCACGCTGGGGAAGCGTTTCGCGTCGGCCGCCGAGGAGTTGATGATCGCCGTCGAGCGCGTCGACGATCTCATCGCCCGCTACCCGCTGCGGGGTATCAAGGGGCCGGTGGGCACTGCGCAGGACATGCTCGATCTCCTCGACGGTGACCTGGAGAAGCTCGCCACGCTGGAGCAGCGGGTGGCCGAACATCTCGGCTTCAGCGCGGTCTTCATCAGCGTTGGACAGGTCTACCCGCGCTCACTCGACTTCGACGTCGTCTCCGCATTGGTGCAACTGGCGGCCGGTCCCTCGTCGCTGGCCAAGACGATCCGGCTCATGGCCGGCCTGGAACT contains:
- the purB gene encoding adenylosuccinate lyase is translated as MNTVTPKPEISNVLAGRYASTSIATIWSPEQKIVLERQLWLAVLRAQKDLGVEVPDGAIEDYQRVIDQGVAAVDTASITERERVTKHDVKARIEEFAALAGHEQIHKGMTSRDLTENVEQLQILSSLQVIRSKTLAVLARLARRASEYEALVMAGRSHNVAAQATTLGKRFASAAEELMIAVERVDDLIARYPLRGIKGPVGTAQDMLDLLDGDLEKLATLEQRVAEHLGFSAVFISVGQVYPRSLDFDVVSALVQLAAGPSSLAKTIRLMAGLELVTEGFRPGQVGSSAMPHKMNTRSAERINGFAVIIRGYSSMVGELAGDQWNEGDVSCSVVRRVALPDAFFAIDGLLETTLTVLDDFGAYPAVIERELDRYLPFLATTKVLIAAVRAGVGREAAHEAIKEHAVAVALGMREQGSPANDLFARLSADPRLGLSSADLDALLAEPLSFTGAAQTQVAEVVAAVDEVLATDPAAAKYQPEPIF